DNA sequence from the uncultured Ilyobacter sp. genome:
ATGACCTTGAGATCGAAAGAACTCAGGCTCACGGAATAGCAGGAGTTTCAATTGTGGCAGACTCACTTGCAGCTATCAAAAATGCAAAAGTAAAAGTAATAAGAGATGAGGCTGGAATGGCAGTAGACTTCGAAATCGAAGGAGACTACGAGGCATTTGGAAACAACCATGATGAAACTGACCAATTTGCTGTTTCAATTACTAAAAAGTTCATGGACATGATAAGAACTCATCAAATGTATAGAGGAGCAAGACCTACTCAATCTATCTTAACTATAACTTCAAACGTTGTATATGGTAAGAAGACAGGAGCTACTCCATGCGGAAGAAAATCTGGAGCACCATTTGCACCGGGAGCAAACCCAATGAACGGAAGAGACAAAAAAGGAGCTATAGCAGCCCTTACTTCAGTAGCAAAGCTTCCGTTTGAGCACGCAAATGACGGAATCTCTTATACATTTGCAATCACACCTGCAACTCTAGGAAAAGAAAAAGAGGACAGATGCAACAACCTAGTGAACTTGATGGATGGATACTTTGAACCAGCTGGTGGACATCACCTAAATGTAAATGTATTTGACAAGGCACTTCTAGAAGATGCAATGGCACATCCTGAAAAATACCCACAACTTACAATCAGAGTATCTGGTTATGCAGTTAACTTCACTAAACTTAACAAAGAGCAGCAGCTTGACGTTATATCTAGAACAATAAATGAAAGAATTTAATTTGTAATTTTAAAGAATAAGGGGAATCCTAGGGATTTCCCTTATTCAACTTATCTAATAATTTTTAATAGGAAGATTTTTGGTAAAATCTCCGTATTAAGAATTATAAACTTATTTATAAGGATGGAGATGAAAATGGGTAAAGTATTGGGAAAGTTACACTCATACGAAAGCTGTGGTACAGTTGATGGACCGGGTCTGAGATATGTAGTTTTTACACAGGGATGTCCTTTGAGATGCAAATACTGCCATAACCCGGATACTTGGCATATGCCAGATGCTAGCTATGAAGAGGATGCCAACTATATAGTGAAAGAGATATCCAAGTACAAGCCTTTTTTTAGAAATGGCGGAGGAATGACTCTTTCAGGGGGAGAACCTTTTATGCAGGCTGAGTTTGCAAAGGAGTTATTCAGGCTGTGTAAAGAAAACGACATCAATACGGCAGTTGATACCAGCGGAATATATCTAAATGATACAGTTAAAGAAGCATTGGAATATGTGGATCTGGTACTCTTGGACATAAAGTGTATAGATCCTGAAATATATAAAGATCTCACAAAGGTGGAACTAGAGCCGACACTTAAATTTGCAAAATATCTGTCTGATATAAAAAAACCTGTATGGATAAGGCATGTCCTTGTACCTGGGATCACTGACAGAGAGGATTTGCTAGAAAAGCTGGGCGACTTTATAGCTAGCCTAGAGAATGTAGAGAAAATGGAGATACTGCCTTACCACAGCCTAGGCGAATATAAGTGGGAGGAGTTAGGGTATGAATATGAACTTAAGGGTGTAGAGCCTCCTACAAAAGAGTCTGTGGAAAAAGCTAAGGAGATATTCAGAAAAAAAGGTGTACCGATAAGATAGGGTTATCTAAAACTGAACACTGAATCGTTCCTAAACTTGTCAGAAAATATAATTCATGATATAATAGTGTCTGATTTGTGAAAATTGATTTTTTTTAAGATATATTAGTTTGTATTTTGACAGGAGGAAGAATGAGTAGTTTTTTAAAAGAAAAATTGAGTATCAAAGATGATGTCTTGGCTGGACTTACTGTGGCTTTTGCCCTTGTTCCAGAAGTGGTTGCCTTTGCTTTTGTAGCGGGGATAGATCCTATAGTGGGACTAAATTCGGCAGTTATAATCGGGCTTTGTACGGCTATTTTTGGAGGAAGACCTGGGATGATTTCCGGGGCGGCAGGAAGTATCGCAGTAGTATTCACTGCATTGGTGGCTCTTCACGGTGTAGAGTATTTATTTGCAACAGTTGTGGTTATGGGAATAGTCCAGATATTGGTAGGAGTATTTAAGTTTGGAAAATTTGCCAGAATGATACCACATTCTGTTATGCTTGGATTTGTAAATGGTCTGGCAGTGGTAATATTTTTGGCTCAACTAAGTCAATTTAAGGTAGACGGCGTGTGGATGTCTGGAATTCAGCTATATGCAGTTTTAGGGTTGGTTATACTTACAATGGGGATAATCCATTTTCTTCCAAAGCTGACAAAGGCTGTACCTGCCTCACTAGTGGCAATAGGAGTCACAACTGGACTTTCTATGTGGAGCAACAAGATGGGAATTCATATACCGAATGTTCTTGAATTCTCAAAGGGTGGTATAGCCGGAGGATTGCCTAGGTTTCATATTCCGGAAGTGCCTTTAAGTTTTGAAACTTTAAAAATTGTACTTCCTTTTGCAGTGACTGCGGCAATGGTAGGACTTATCGAGTCACTTCTCACCATGTCTCTTATTGATGACCTCACAGACACTAGAGGACAGGCCAACAGAGAGAGTATCGGACAGGGGATAGGAAACTTCATAAACGGACTGATGGGTGGAACAGGTGGTTGTGCTATGATAGGACAGTCTATGATCAACCTAACAAGTGGAGGAAGAGGAAGAATTTCCGGAGTATCTACAGCCCTTGCTTTATTGTCATTTGTGTTATTTGGTTCAAAGATTATAGGAATAATACCACTTGCAGCTTTGGTCGGTGTAATGTTTATGGTTGTTATTGAGACATTTGCATGGGAAAGTCTGAAATATAGGAAGAGAATACCTAAAAAAGATTTTCTTATTATAGTTATTGTTGCAATAATAACTATAGAACACGATCTGGCTCTCGCAGTAATAGTTGGGATAATAATATCTGCCCTTATCTTTGCATGGGAAAAAGGGAAAAGAATCTCGGCAGAAACAAAGGTCAGTGAAAGCGGGACTAAGACATATATTTTGGAAGGACCTCTGTTTTTTGGATCTGCAGCAAACTTTAAAGAGTTGTTTGATGTACAAAATGATCCTAAAGTTGTGGCAATTGACTTTGGTAAATCAAAGGTTACAGACCACTCGGCTATAGAGGCGATCAATAATATAACAGACAAGTACAGACAGGCTGGGAAAAAGCTGAAGCTTAAACATCTTAGCAGTGACTGTTATGAACTTTTGAAAAATGCAGAAGAGATAATAGAGATAAATATAGTAGAAGATCCAAAATATTTTGTGGCAGACAACGAACTTGCCTAAGAGAGGCAGCCTGGTTTCAGGCTGTTTTTTTTAATTAACTCAAGCTACTATTTAAAAATATTGTTATAAATTACTGAATTTACAACAATATTAGAGTCAAAAGATTTTGTCACGAATGAAAACCGATAAAAGGCAAAAAAATTAACACGAATAAAGATAAAACCTTTTGACCACAGAGCATCATAAAAGTGTATGTTGCGCAGAGAAAAGAAGAGAGTTTCACAGAGTGAAAATAAAAATCTTTTAATTTTCAGACTACTTCCCCCCTTTAAAAAATATCGTTAAGAAATCATCTTGTGAAATCCACTTTCATTGAAATAAGGAGGTTTACCGACTATATTTCAATAGAAAGTTAGTTCAGAAGTGATTTGACTTAGAAAATAATGAGTAGAACGAATATATTTTCAAGTTCTTGTAAAATTTATTTTTACAAGTTTCATTAATTTTAATTGGGTGCCTTTTCTTTGGTTACTTTTGCCCTGACCAAAGGGAGGAAATGCCCTTGGGGTACTTTGGGCAAGCAAAGAAAGTAACAGAAGCTTTTGGATAAATTCAATACTTGGTTTAACTTAGTAAGAGGTGTTTGGATTCTTTTTTTTTTAGATATTTAATGGTATAATTTTAAAATGGAACAAACTACAAAAGGGAGTTGAAAACAATGATAATTTTGGGAATAGAAACTTCCTGCGACGAGACCTCTGTTTCGGTGGTCAGAGACGGGAAGGAGATCCTTTCAAATATAATATCTTCACAGATAGAGATACATAAAGAGTACGGCGGGGTCGTGCCAGAGATAGCATCTAGACACCATATCAAAAACATAGCTGCCATAATGGAGGAAAGTTTATCTGAGGCAAAAGTGACCTTAGATGATATAGACTATATAGCTGTAACTTATGCTCCAGGACTTATAGGGGCTCTCTTAGTGGGCTTGTCATTTGCAAAGGGAATATCCTATGCTCATGATATCCCTATAATACCTGTGCATCATATAAAGGGGCATATTTACAGCAACTTTGTAGAAAATGACGTGAAGCTACCTCTTGTTGCCCTGGTAGTATCTGGGGGACACACAAACATAGTGCATATAGATGAAAATCATAAGTTCACCAATCTTGGGGGAACTCTAGACGATGCTGTGGGAGAGAGCTATGACAAGGTATCTAGGGTAATGGGTCTAGGTTATCCAGGTGGACCTGTGATAGATAAACTAGCTTACCAGGGAGACAAGGACTCTATAAAGATGCCTGAACCTAAGGTGGGGGATTATGACTTTAGTTTTTCAGGTATAAAAACTTCTGTTATAAACTATGTGAATAAGATGAAGATGAAGGGCGAGACCTTCAGAGAGGAAGACCTGGCTGCGGCCTTTCAGCATAAGGTAGTGGAAATACTGTGCAAGAAGACCATAGGGGCGGCTGTGGAGAAAAAAGTCGAAAATATAGTAATAGCAGGAGGAGTGGCTGCTAACTCACTCCTCAGAAAAGAGCTGAAAGAGAAGGCTAAAAAAGCAGGTATAGAGGTCTATTATCCATCAATGGGGCTGTGTACAGATAATGCCGCCATGATAGCTGTGGCGGGATACTACAAGGTGACATACGGAGATGAAAAAAACAGGTTTGGAGATCTAAGACTAAACGGGATAGCCACCCTGCCTATAGACAGGGACTAGGAGGAAAAATGAGGAAGAAGCTGGGGACGAGCTATACAGAGGTGCTTATTGCCATATCTATATTTTTGGTGGGAGTGATCCCTTTATTAGCCAGCTTAAACTCATCCTTTGAAGCCACTATTTACAACAAAAACTTTACCAAGGCTCTAGAGTACAACAGACAGCTAATGGAGGAGATAAGTTCCTATCTGCCTATAGAGGTAAGCGGTTACGATGATCTAGAGGATATTTATGATGAGATAGAAGAGATGTGTGAGGCTAGAAGCGAAAGTTCGGCAAAGGGTATCTATAAGATACCTGACTGGGACGGCAGTGACTTTGATTTTGATAAAGACTCGGATTCCGACGGAATCAAGGATAAGCTTGTGGATGACAGCATGTACAGGACAGTTGAAGTAGGAAGTTTTACCGAAGGAACTGATGAAAGTTTCGATGTGACGGTGACAAGCTACCTCACGAGAAACAACGAATATATTGCTAAAAGCATCTTAAAAATAAATCTTGTGGACGAAACGTCTGAATAAGATGGAGGTGAGTCTGTGAAAAAGAAAAAAGCCTATACTATAATAGAGCTCATAATGGCAGTTGGCTCCCTCCTTCTTGTACTGGGGGTCTTTTCTGTGGTAGTGAAAACCTACTTAGAGGAGTTCAGCGAGGGGACTTTAGGAGAGAGAAAGTGGGCCGATGTGCAGACTTTTTTCACCTATGTGAGCAGAGATCTAGAAGAACTGTCTGAGAATCTGGGATCAGAGGAAACTCTGGAAATTAACTCTAACGGAACTATAGAGATAAAATCATCAGAGGGGACTATGACTGATTCTGTTGTTTATTCGGTGGATAGTACAGGGAACATAAGCAGGGACGGAACTGTGATTGTAAAGGTGAATAAAAATTTTGGTATAGATGGATTGGGGTTAAAAATATATGAAAATTCCCTTGAAGGAAACAGTATAAACTCCAATTGGGAATATGACGAACTAGAGGACGATCCTGTAAGAATTACTTCTGAAGCCGGATCGAATTATTACATAGAGCCGGTAATAAGCCTGTCAGAGGGCAGTGAAATAACCGGTGGATATGCCCTGAGGTTTGACAATGTAACCACGACAACAGAGCTTACAACAGAATGGAACCAAACAGTAACAGAAGCTGTTTTGAGCACAATAACTATAAGTGACACAGGTTATGTTGGTGAGATAAGAGACATTACACTAACGGCTGAATATACAGACTCGGGTAATAGCAATAAAATTGCAAGCGTAGAATATAATGATGACACAATAACTACCTCGCAAACAGACAAGAAGAATAAAAATGATAATCCAGCTACGTACGAATGGACAAGCCGAAGTATAGGCGATACTATGGAATTTGAATTTAACATGGAAAATGGTGCCAATGGTAGCAATAAATATATTGAAATCACAGTTACTCTCAGTGAGCCTTGATAGGGAGGGGTCGATGAATAGAAAAGCATTTATACTGCCTTTAGTTTTACTCATACTTGCCCTCATGAGTGGTATAGCGGTTGTGCTGGGGAGGCTCTCTAGTGAGAAGACCCTATCGCTGAAAAACCAAGAGGGATCCTATTATGCCAAGGAGATAACTGTGACCTTGGTAAATAGTGGGACTGAAGAAGATAACGAAAGTATAATTTACGAACTTGTAGACACTCTAACTTTAGAGGATGATAAGAAATCAAAAGAAGAGAAAATTGAGTGGAAAGACACTGATATTCCAGAGGGAAATTATAATATAAGTGTTAAAATTGAATCAGAGAACGATATGGACTACGAGAATACTTACACGATAAAAAAGAATAAGAATAAGACTGAAACAATTACTGAAACTGTTGAAATAGAAAATGTAAGTGCAGAAAAGGAAGACTTAACATTTGAAAAAATTTCAGATGATGGAACAGAGATTAATTATACAGGTATAGTTGAAGTAGGAAAAGACGGTAAGTTAAAAATTGAAATTGAATACACCAACACGACAGAAAATGATATAACTGTTGATATTACAGTGACACTAACTGAGATATAAAAAGATTAATATGCTTATAATTTTTGTACCTTTTAAAATTCGATATAAGTTATATAATTTATTATAAATAAAGAGTTCAGGTTAAAATCATATAAAAAACTAAAGTGTTAAAATGTTTCGCAAAATCAGGGGGGCAGATGAAGAAAAGACTATCTATAGAGCTTACTGAAAATTCAATAAAGTTTATACTAGGTGCCCAGGGAAAGAACGGGATAAGTATAGAGGATATGCACAGAGAGGCTATCCCTTCTGGTCAGGAAGGGGATATAGATGCCTCAGTGGAAAAGATAAAAGAGATAATAGAATCCAAGGGGTGGACAAAGCACAAAAAAATACTGCTTTGCAGTATGGACAGCATGGAACACGTGATGATAGAACTTCCCAATGTACCTGAAGAGGAGATGGAGTCAATCCTCAGAAGAAAGCTGGAAAACCAAAAGCTGGTGGAGGATACTGACAAGATAGCCTACGGGGCTATAGGGGATTTTAGCCCAAAAATGCTGCAAGGGGTCTATGTGCAGGTTTTATCCCAGGAGTTTCTTGAAAAAATATCTTCGCTTAAGCTTCATGGTATAGACTTCGAGCCCTTTGCTGCAGACAGGAGTATGAGAAAGTATGCCAATAAAAAAGAAAACAGCTTTTTCATAGACATACAGGAGACCCACACCATTGCTGCGATATACTTTAAGGACAAGCTGTCTCTATACAGAAAAATCAATGTGGGAAGAAGGGATTTTGTAAAAAGTATCTCTGAGATACTGGGTATAGAGGATGAAAAAGCGGATAAATACCTCAGAGAGTACAGCTATGTAAGTAATATAAAGGCAACAGAGCTAATGGAAAAAGGCGTAGCTATAGGGCCTCAGCTAAACATGGCCTGCGAATCAACCTTGGCTAAGATCTTAAGAAAGGCAGTACAGTATATAGATTATTTTCAGTTTAAACATTCTGGGGAGGTGCTGCATACAGTTTATTTCTCAGGGGGAGAGCTAAAGACCGAGGATATAAGAGCCGCCTTGGAAAGGGAGCTTTATATAGGAAATATTTATGATTATAATGTGAAATCAGGATTTTTGGAGAGTGATCTCACAGAGGAGCTTTTGAGTGACAATAACTGGAACCTTATAGCTGGAACAATGCAAAGCGAAGAGGGAATATACAGGCTTAAGAGCAAGTTTAAGCTTCCTTTTAAAAAAAATAAAAACCCTATGTATATATTTTTAGCAATAGTTTTTGTGATGTTCTGTAGTATAAAATTCGGATATTATAAGATGCAGGAATTGGAACAGAAAAAACAGCTAAAGGTAATAGCAGAAAAGAACAGAGAAATCTCTGGTTATACAGAAGAGGCAGCTAAGCTAGAGAAAAAGATAAAAAATATAAAGAAAGAAAGAGATTACCTTTCTAAAAGAATAGGTAAGAATACAATTTTTAATAATTTCTTATATGAAATATCTCAAATAATTCCAGGAGAGATATACTTTGAGGAGATAAAATATTCTGGAGAAACAGTTCATCTAGAAGGAAAGGCGATTTCAGATGATGATTATGCAGAATTTCATATAAATGAACTTTTGAGTAATCTAGAGGATATTACTGATTCTGTAAGACTTATAAAAACTGTAAAAATTCAGAAAAATAACAGAATAAATGATTTTTCTATAGAGGTCAAACTCTCTGGCGGTGAAAAAAATGAAAAAAAATGAGAAACAGGCAGTGGTGCTTCAACTGCTTGTATGCCTTACCTTTTATATACTTTTTCAAAATATAATAATGGTAAATTTGAAAAAAAAAGTTGAGAGTAACAAAAACACCATAATACAGCAGAAACAGAAGTATGTGGAAGATGTGAATAAAATAAATTCACTGGAGAAAAGATATAGAGAATATTACAAAATGAAATATCAGAGAGATTATATGAAGGCCAAGCTTGTAGGCAAGGGAGAAGAAAGATATCTTACTGAGGAGCTGACTGAGCTCAGTAAGAGAAATAATATAAAACTTTCTAATATAAATCTAACTGAAAACATGGGTGAAAATGATCGTAAGTATATATTTAAGACTGAGTTTGAAACGGACTTTCTCACTCTGAAAAGCTTTTTAGATGATATAGATAACCTGGAAAAAAATATAAACCTGGAAAATATGAGCATCTCAAGGGATAACTTTAATTTGATTGTGAAGGCAACTTTTTCTATATATACAACAAACTGATTTATAAATAAGGGGCTTTTTATGAGTATAAAATTTGATTTTCAAAATTTAAAAACCAAAGCAAGGGGAATTCGGAAGATACATGTTATAATTGCCGGGGCTATGATATTTCTTTTTATGGGAGTTTATCTGAAATTTTCAGAAAAAGATAATTTTAAGATGCTTATGGAGATAAGCCCTAGATATGATTTTTCTGAGGACGAGATAAAGGATGAAGAGTGGAAGAAATTTCAAAGTAGTATAGAGGCTGAAAACAACGAGGAAAGAGAACTTTCGAGGAATGTATTTCATTCTTACGGCCAGGGTGAAAATGGTAAACCTGAGTTGACTGGAATTATCCTAGGGAAAAGAAAGAGTGCAACTTTTTCAGACGGTCAGATTCTGCAGGAGGGAGACAGTTTTAATAGTCTTGTTGTGGAGTCTATAAACCGCAGAGAGGTGGTGCTGGTAGATAAGAAAGGTGAAAAAAAAGTACTTGAACTTTGGAGGCAATAAATTATGGGGGAGACGATAAAAAAAGGGTTAGGACTTATAACAGCTTTTACAATTCTAGGATCGACGATTTTTGGAGCAGGGTACAACGGAGAGATGATAGCTCCTGATCAAAAAGTTACTGTGGACTATAATGACGCTGATTTGGTAAATGTTTTGAGAACGCTTTCTTTTAGCAACGATCTAAACATGGTAATAAGTGACAAAATATCCGGAACTGTAACCATGAGTGTAAAGGATGCCCAGCTTGACGATTTGCTAGAGGCTATACTGAGGTCTAACGGGTATACCTATGTACAGAGCGGAAATCTAGTGGAAATAATGAGTCTAGAAGATGCAAAAACAATGCAGGAATCAGACCGATCAGTATCAAAGGTTTTTTCACTGAAGAAAATAAACGCCTCTGAAGTGGCTGAAGATGTGAAGCTTTTTCTAAAAGACGGGGATACTTCTGTGGTAAATGAAGAAACTAACTCTATCACTGTAAGGGCCAAAAAATCAGAGCTCATAAGTGTAAAAAGTTTTTTAGATGAACGTGACGGAATAAAAAAAGAGGATGCTCAGAAAAATGTAGAACTTATAAGAGTGAAGCATATGACTCCTCAAAAGGCCTATGAAATATTGGGAGAGATAGGTTACAAGATAGCAGGAGATATAAAATACAGTGAATCTCTAGGGGGACTACTTGTAATCGCATCAAGTGAAGAGGCTGATACACTGAAAAGCATCATGGACAAGATAGATGTCCCTGAGCTGCAGGTAGTTATAGAGGCTAGGATTTTGGAGGTACAGGAAGGCACAGGAAGAGACTGGGGAATGAGCTGGGGCTATAATTCTAATAATCTGACAGAGGCTGACAGCAGCGATGGAAGCGGAGGTTATCTATCTGGAACAGACAGTTACTATGATGCTTCTAGTTTATCTGACGGAATAACACTGGGTCTAGGTTTACTAGGAAGTGACCAGTTTAGTGCAGTATACAGAAATGTCGTAGAGGACAGTTCTACAGAGATACTTGCCAAACCTGTGATAACAACCCTAAACGGGAAAAAAGCGACTATAGAACTGACTGAAGAGGTTCCGTATAAAGAGTTAGAATATGTAAGTGACAGCGGAGATGCCACATCTACAAGTTATGAGTTTAAAGATGTGGGGATTACTCTAGAGGTAACGCCGGCAATAACAGATGACGGAATGATAAAAATAGAGGTAACACCTGAAATAAGTGAGGTAACAGGTTATACTGATGACGGTGTGCCTTATGTATCCTCAAGAAAGGTAGAAACCAATGTAATCGTAAGAAACGGTCAGACACTTGCCATAGGTGGCCTTATAAAGGATACAAAGTCAACGACAAGCACCGAGGATCCGTTTTTTAGTAAGATACCTATATTGGGTTATCTTTTCAAAAGTTCTAGCAATGAAAAGTCAAAGACCAACCTAATGATCTTTATAACTCCAAAAATAATAATGAGCAGAGAGATGTCACAAAGGTTTAACTTGGTCAAGGGGTCTAGCAGCAGTGTACTTAAAACAATAAAAAAATCTGAAACTTCTGGGAAAGAAGAGCCAGATGCAAAAGTTAGCGATGACACCAATGGAAACAAAGTCGATGAGGAAAACCTGTCTGGCATAGATAAGATACAGCAAAAACTCAGCGAGAGTAATTAAAATAATCAGAAATCCTTAAAAAAACCGAAGGTGATGAAATGAGATTTGTATATCTATTTTTTATGATAATATCAATATTATCCTACGGAGAAACTGAGGGGAGATATGAACTGCGAAGGTCAAAGGAACTGACTATGTTTTTTCCAAAGTCAGATTCTGAGTACATAGATTATCTTTCAGAAAAAAAAGATGCTGCAGCTTATTTTGAGCTAGCTGTTATTTATCTAAAAAAAGGTTCGAAATCAAAATCTGAAGATTATCTGAACTTATACATAAAGGAAGAAAACGACCCTAGAAAACTTTTGGAATACTATAATATAGATAAAAATTATAAAAAAATAGAGGAGAATCTAGACCGAATCATCTCTGTTGCAGACGAGAGAGAATCACTAGAGTATAAAAAGAAAATATACAGAGAGATAAAGAATAAAAAACTTCCCATTTCAAAAGAAAAATACAAGGTGGATAAAATCCAGGAGTTTTTGTCTTATGAAGGCGAAGAAGAAAAACAGAGGAAATTTTTTAACTCCAACAAATGGACAAAGGGCGATATAAGAAAAATATTGGACGAGTTGAAAAAACATGAAATAAAGGAGAAAACTCCCTCTAAAAAATTATTTGATATGTTTGCCACAAAAAAAGATAAGCTTGTAAACAGATACCATAAGATAAAAAGTATAGAGGACATCGAAGGTTATTTCGGTTACTTTGACTTTGCCAAAAGGGAGAATATCGGTGTGGAACTAAAGACTCCTTCAGAAAAACTCCTTTATCTGAAATACGAGAAAAATATAGAGGCTTACAAAGAGGCAAAGGAAAAATTTATAAAGGAATATTTGGAGAAAAAAAACAACCGAGCCCTCTATACCCTATGGACAGTGACAAAAGATAATAATATCATCCAATATCTAAAGACCCAGGGTGAAGAGTACCACCACCTCTATTTAAAAGAACTTTTGAAAAAAAATAAAACCTCACTTTTTTACTCAGAAGGAGAAAAATTCCTTTATCTCTATCCCGAAAGCTTTTACAGAGATGAGGTTTTAGAAAAACTTTTC
Encoded proteins:
- the pflA gene encoding pyruvate formate-lyase-activating protein, which encodes MGKVLGKLHSYESCGTVDGPGLRYVVFTQGCPLRCKYCHNPDTWHMPDASYEEDANYIVKEISKYKPFFRNGGGMTLSGGEPFMQAEFAKELFRLCKENDINTAVDTSGIYLNDTVKEALEYVDLVLLDIKCIDPEIYKDLTKVELEPTLKFAKYLSDIKKPVWIRHVLVPGITDREDLLEKLGDFIASLENVEKMEILPYHSLGEYKWEELGYEYELKGVEPPTKESVEKAKEIFRKKGVPIR
- a CDS encoding SulP family inorganic anion transporter, producing MSSFLKEKLSIKDDVLAGLTVAFALVPEVVAFAFVAGIDPIVGLNSAVIIGLCTAIFGGRPGMISGAAGSIAVVFTALVALHGVEYLFATVVVMGIVQILVGVFKFGKFARMIPHSVMLGFVNGLAVVIFLAQLSQFKVDGVWMSGIQLYAVLGLVILTMGIIHFLPKLTKAVPASLVAIGVTTGLSMWSNKMGIHIPNVLEFSKGGIAGGLPRFHIPEVPLSFETLKIVLPFAVTAAMVGLIESLLTMSLIDDLTDTRGQANRESIGQGIGNFINGLMGGTGGCAMIGQSMINLTSGGRGRISGVSTALALLSFVLFGSKIIGIIPLAALVGVMFMVVIETFAWESLKYRKRIPKKDFLIIVIVAIITIEHDLALAVIVGIIISALIFAWEKGKRISAETKVSESGTKTYILEGPLFFGSAANFKELFDVQNDPKVVAIDFGKSKVTDHSAIEAINNITDKYRQAGKKLKLKHLSSDCYELLKNAEEIIEINIVEDPKYFVADNELA
- the tsaD gene encoding tRNA (adenosine(37)-N6)-threonylcarbamoyltransferase complex transferase subunit TsaD; its protein translation is MIILGIETSCDETSVSVVRDGKEILSNIISSQIEIHKEYGGVVPEIASRHHIKNIAAIMEESLSEAKVTLDDIDYIAVTYAPGLIGALLVGLSFAKGISYAHDIPIIPVHHIKGHIYSNFVENDVKLPLVALVVSGGHTNIVHIDENHKFTNLGGTLDDAVGESYDKVSRVMGLGYPGGPVIDKLAYQGDKDSIKMPEPKVGDYDFSFSGIKTSVINYVNKMKMKGETFREEDLAAAFQHKVVEILCKKTIGAAVEKKVENIVIAGGVAANSLLRKELKEKAKKAGIEVYYPSMGLCTDNAAMIAVAGYYKVTYGDEKNRFGDLRLNGIATLPIDRD
- a CDS encoding PilN domain-containing protein, which produces MKKRLSIELTENSIKFILGAQGKNGISIEDMHREAIPSGQEGDIDASVEKIKEIIESKGWTKHKKILLCSMDSMEHVMIELPNVPEEEMESILRRKLENQKLVEDTDKIAYGAIGDFSPKMLQGVYVQVLSQEFLEKISSLKLHGIDFEPFAADRSMRKYANKKENSFFIDIQETHTIAAIYFKDKLSLYRKINVGRRDFVKSISEILGIEDEKADKYLREYSYVSNIKATELMEKGVAIGPQLNMACESTLAKILRKAVQYIDYFQFKHSGEVLHTVYFSGGELKTEDIRAALERELYIGNIYDYNVKSGFLESDLTEELLSDNNWNLIAGTMQSEEGIYRLKSKFKLPFKKNKNPMYIFLAIVFVMFCSIKFGYYKMQELEQKKQLKVIAEKNREISGYTEEAAKLEKKIKNIKKERDYLSKRIGKNTIFNNFLYEISQIIPGEIYFEEIKYSGETVHLEGKAISDDDYAEFHINELLSNLEDITDSVRLIKTVKIQKNNRINDFSIEVKLSGGEKNEKK
- the pilO gene encoding type 4a pilus biogenesis protein PilO; its protein translation is MKKNEKQAVVLQLLVCLTFYILFQNIIMVNLKKKVESNKNTIIQQKQKYVEDVNKINSLEKRYREYYKMKYQRDYMKAKLVGKGEERYLTEELTELSKRNNIKLSNINLTENMGENDRKYIFKTEFETDFLTLKSFLDDIDNLEKNINLENMSISRDNFNLIVKATFSIYTTN